The Streptomyces uncialis genomic interval AGGGTCGGTGGCCTGGTGGACGCGGTCGCGGACCCGGACCGCCTGCTCCTCGGCCAAGGCCAGGAACGACCGCAGCTCCAGCGCCCGGCGCAGCGCGGCGGAGGTCCCGGGGGCGGTGGCGGCCACGTACAGGTGGTGGAGCGGGGCGCCGAACGCCTCCTCCAGCGCGGTGTCCTGGCTGGTGGGCCTGCTGGTCACGCTCACCGCGACACACCCCGCACCTCGGATACCGGAACGGCGGGGCGGGCCGGGACGGTGGTGTTCGGGGCGGGGCCCCGGCGGGGTGCCGGGGTGCTCCCGCGCCAGGCGCCCGGGCCGTGCTTGCCCGGCGCGTCCGGGTCGAGGAGGAAGCGTAGGACCATGGCCCGCCCGTCACGGAGGTCGACAGCGGCATTCACCCGGTGGGCGACCTCCATGGCCGGATCGTCGAGCTCGCCGCCCGGTTCGGCCATGAGGACTGTGACGAGGGCGTCCTCGGCGCGTTGCAGCGCTTCCTGAGCGGTGGTGAGGAGGCCGTACCAGCGCACGGCCTCCACCGCTTCGGCGCTGGCATGCGGTGCGGCTGCCACCGCTCGGCGCAGCGCCGGGAGGGTCATCTGGAACCGTTCCTCGATCCGATCCTTCAGGACGCCCATCACATCGTCGGATTCATCGGACACTGCACGTCTCCTCTTCATGATTCGGCCGTTCCGGGGCGGGAATGGCGTGGCCAAATGCTCTTGTTCAGCGGGAATCACGGCGGATACGGACGGCGGCTCGGAGTTCCGCAGCGGCGTCTAGTAGCTCAGGCACATGCGGACGTCGCGGTAGACGTAGGTGCCCGAGACCCAGCCCTTGACCTTGGTGGTCTTGTTGGTGATGTGGTGCCAATTGCCGCTGGTCTTGTGGACGGTGAAACTCTGCCCGCGGTAGAGGATGCCGACGGCCGTGGACTTGGTGGTCGCCTTGGAGCGCATGGTGACGGCCTTCGTGCCGATCACCCACGGTCCGGGCCGGTCACACGGCCGATGGCCATGCTCGGCAAAGATGGCAGGTGCGGCAGTCGGGGCAGCGGCGGTCGCCGTCGGTGCGGCGGCGAGAGGAAACGCGAGTGCGCCGAAAGCGGCGGCACAGACAGCGAAACGGGTCGAGCGCATGA includes:
- a CDS encoding SH3 domain-containing protein → MRSTRFAVCAAAFGALAFPLAAAPTATAAAPTAAPAIFAEHGHRPCDRPGPWVIGTKAVTMRSKATTKSTAVGILYRGQSFTVHKTSGNWHHITNKTTKVKGWVSGTYVYRDVRMCLSY